One Pullulanibacillus sp. KACC 23026 DNA segment encodes these proteins:
- a CDS encoding GNAT family N-acetyltransferase, protein MLDKSLPYFNIIMKRPSGTPPFHFELPQGYTFTEFTQGTENQWAEIETSVGEFETVGDALHYFHTHYLPFSDELKKRLLFVQNKEGEKVGTITGWFDHLDQKQVPSIHWFAVKESDQGYGLGKALVSECLNKLLNLDGNRDVFLHTQTWSYKAIALYLKAGFELVKEGTFAHYKNDYEQAIPILKQVVKL, encoded by the coding sequence ATGCTAGATAAATCATTACCGTATTTTAACATCATAATGAAAAGACCATCGGGTACGCCACCCTTTCATTTTGAATTACCCCAAGGATACACTTTTACTGAGTTTACACAAGGAACTGAGAATCAATGGGCAGAAATTGAAACCTCGGTTGGAGAATTTGAAACGGTTGGTGATGCTCTTCATTACTTTCATACTCATTATTTACCTTTTTCAGATGAACTTAAAAAACGACTTCTCTTTGTTCAAAACAAAGAGGGAGAAAAAGTGGGAACCATAACGGGTTGGTTTGATCATTTGGATCAGAAACAAGTTCCATCTATTCATTGGTTCGCTGTTAAAGAAAGTGACCAGGGCTATGGTCTTGGAAAGGCACTGGTTTCTGAATGTCTCAATAAATTATTGAATCTTGATGGCAATAGGGATGTTTTCTTACATACACAAACTTGGAGTTACAAAGCGATTGCTCTTTATTTAAAGGCCGGTTTCGAACTGGTTAAAGAAGGAACTTTTGCTCATTACAAAAATGATTATGAGCAGGCAATTCCCATTTTAAAACAGGTTGTTAAACTATAA
- a CDS encoding NUDIX hydrolase — MGYIEEIRKWIGTKPIIMVGATIIVRNDQEEILLQHRSDTKEWGLPGGAMELGESLEQTAERELFEETGLIARSFEFIDSLSGRHLYYKYPNGDEVYNVICVYRARDVSGEFAMNDGESLDLKYFSVNQLPSQLDERAKIIIEKHFT, encoded by the coding sequence ATGGGATACATTGAGGAAATAAGAAAATGGATAGGGACGAAACCAATAATTATGGTTGGGGCTACGATTATTGTTAGGAATGATCAAGAAGAGATTTTATTACAACACCGTTCGGATACTAAAGAGTGGGGACTACCCGGAGGAGCAATGGAATTAGGCGAAAGTCTAGAGCAAACTGCTGAGAGAGAACTTTTTGAAGAAACAGGTTTAATTGCGAGAAGCTTTGAATTCATTGATAGTCTTTCAGGTCGTCATCTCTATTATAAATATCCGAATGGTGATGAAGTCTATAATGTAATTTGTGTTTACCGAGCACGAGACGTAAGCGGTGAGTTTGCAATGAATGACGGTGAAAGTTTGGATTTAAAGTATTTCTCTGTCAACCAATTACCCTCACAACTAGATGAAAGAGCAAAGATAATTATTGAAAAGCATTTTACTTAG
- a CDS encoding GNAT family N-acetyltransferase yields MDIRLLNRNEQPPINLLLLADPSQTIVEDYLDRGTCYIAECNTEVVGVYVLLPTRPETIELVNIAVEEEHQGRGIGKRLVTDAVHRAKRNGYTTIEVGTGNSSIGQLALYQKCGFRMTGIDRGYFIRHYEEAIFENGIQCRDRVRLSQDL; encoded by the coding sequence ATGGATATTCGGTTATTGAATCGGAATGAACAACCACCTATTAATTTGTTGCTATTGGCAGACCCTTCTCAAACGATTGTCGAGGATTATTTAGACAGGGGAACATGTTATATTGCGGAATGTAATACTGAAGTTGTTGGCGTATATGTCCTATTGCCTACGCGTCCTGAAACGATTGAGTTAGTCAATATCGCAGTAGAAGAAGAACATCAAGGACGAGGCATTGGAAAACGCTTAGTTACGGATGCCGTTCATCGAGCTAAAAGAAACGGGTATACAACGATTGAAGTAGGAACAGGAAATTCAAGTATTGGTCAACTCGCCCTTTATCAAAAATGCGGCTTTAGAATGACTGGTATTGACAGGGGCTACTTTATTAGACATTACGAAGAAGCCATTTTTGAGAATGGCATTCAGTGCAGGGATAGGGTTCGTTTATCTCAAGATTTGTAA
- a CDS encoding DUF2441 domain-containing protein has protein sequence MGEDHFFVYHIVTRNKMSLGQIIQFGDAQMNTLYRFFFEKEQVNAKGEDFIRILQSHYTNEGLTLDKENADVAIKYVGQTTRAIREVIVEMVRLKDYPQYPSRLSCLYAAKSYEDALKWKQLFDSYNRKVLQIVQLKVVGKYFEGDAERLPKEDGVPFSKKIEQARDYWKGNVNNKLPELLIDGRIEVVEILDVYE, from the coding sequence ATGGGAGAAGACCATTTCTTTGTGTATCACATTGTAACTAGGAATAAAATGAGTCTTGGGCAAATTATCCAATTTGGCGATGCTCAAATGAACACCTTATATCGTTTTTTCTTTGAAAAGGAACAGGTGAATGCCAAAGGAGAAGACTTCATCCGGATTTTACAAAGTCATTACACAAATGAAGGATTAACATTGGATAAGGAAAATGCCGACGTAGCTATTAAGTATGTAGGACAAACAACTAGAGCGATTAGAGAAGTAATAGTCGAAATGGTTCGCTTAAAAGACTATCCTCAATATCCTTCGAGATTATCCTGCTTATACGCTGCTAAAAGCTATGAAGACGCATTGAAGTGGAAACAATTATTTGATTCATACAATCGAAAGGTCTTGCAGATTGTTCAATTAAAAGTAGTTGGAAAATATTTTGAGGGGGATGCGGAACGGTTACCAAAAGAAGATGGCGTTCCTTTCTCTAAAAAGATAGAGCAGGCAAGAGACTATTGGAAGGGTAATGTAAACAATAAACTTCCAGAGTTGTTGATTGATGGAAGGATTGAAGTTGTCGAGATTCTTGATGTTTATGAATAA
- a CDS encoding iron ABC transporter permease, with protein MINPHILRKQKIILGLLCMLILATLLIGMGIGSGSVSYSEILPTLLGHGSFDDQFVLVGVRLPRMIITFFSGMALSVSGAILQGLTKNDLADPGIIGINSGAGLTITIFYLFFPIDQGNFSYMIPVVAFFGALITTYLIFLFSNSRKTGFEPVKLVLVGVGFSLALSGLMIIIISSTDAQKVSFIAEWLAGNIWGTSWPFVWSLISWLVVLIPFTLIKANRLNLLTLNDSLSIGVGLAINRERIILLFTAVALAATAVSVTGGIAFVGLMAPHLAKSLIGPRFQLFMPIAILIGGWLLLFADLIGHNIVMPDGIPAGVMTALIGAPYFIYLLLRKI; from the coding sequence ATGATCAATCCACACATACTTCGTAAACAGAAAATCATCCTTGGCCTTCTATGCATGCTGATCCTTGCTACTCTCTTAATTGGAATGGGCATCGGCAGCGGTTCAGTTTCTTATAGTGAAATTTTACCAACTCTACTTGGACACGGAAGTTTTGATGATCAATTCGTATTAGTGGGTGTTCGACTGCCGCGCATGATCATCACCTTTTTTTCAGGAATGGCTCTTTCGGTGTCAGGTGCCATTCTACAAGGCCTCACAAAAAATGATTTAGCGGACCCAGGAATCATCGGTATTAACTCCGGTGCTGGCTTGACTATTACCATCTTTTATCTGTTCTTCCCTATTGATCAGGGCAACTTTTCCTACATGATCCCAGTCGTGGCTTTTTTTGGTGCTTTAATAACAACTTATTTGATTTTCCTGTTTTCTAACAGTCGAAAAACAGGCTTTGAACCGGTCAAATTAGTGTTAGTTGGTGTGGGCTTTTCCTTAGCTCTTTCAGGATTAATGATCATTATTATTTCGTCTACAGATGCGCAAAAGGTCTCTTTTATCGCGGAATGGCTTGCAGGAAATATTTGGGGGACTAGCTGGCCTTTTGTCTGGTCTTTAATTTCATGGCTTGTAGTTCTTATTCCCTTTACTTTAATTAAAGCCAATCGCCTAAATCTATTGACTTTAAATGACTCTCTTAGCATTGGCGTCGGCTTAGCGATTAATAGAGAACGGATTATATTACTTTTTACAGCGGTTGCTCTGGCAGCTACCGCTGTGTCAGTCACAGGAGGAATCGCCTTCGTGGGATTAATGGCGCCTCATTTAGCGAAATCTCTCATTGGCCCGAGATTCCAGTTATTTATGCCTATTGCGATTCTGATTGGAGGCTGGTTACTACTTTTCGCTGATTTAATCGGCCATAATATTGTCATGCCAGATGGGATCCCTGCTGGTGTGATGACTGCACTTATAGGTGCACCTTATTTTATTTATTTGTTACTGAGGAAGATTTAA
- a CDS encoding iron ABC transporter permease, with amino-acid sequence MVKQRHLLPIVYRFIISFLLFIFFTLIAIRLGAATMTTQDIWLSLTTHHQGEALDIIREIRLPREIGAIFVGASLAVAGAIMQGLTRNPLADPGLLGLTAGANAALALCLAIVPSINYFGIMVACFIGAALGVMLVFGIGALKKEGFSPFRIVLAGAAVSAFLEAVAQGVALTFKLSKDVSMWTAGGLVGTSWKQLEVIAPIIFVGLFIAMLFSRQLTVLSLNEEIAVGLGQRTEQVKMILYVVIILLAGTSVALVGNLAFIGLMIPHMVRPIVGTDYRAVIPMSAIIGATFMTIADTLGRMINAPYETPVAAIVAIFGLPFFLFVVHKGGKVFS; translated from the coding sequence ATGGTTAAACAAAGGCATCTACTCCCTATCGTCTATAGATTCATCATTAGTTTTTTGCTTTTCATTTTTTTCACGTTAATCGCTATTCGATTAGGAGCAGCAACAATGACCACTCAAGATATTTGGCTTTCGCTTACTACTCATCATCAAGGAGAAGCGCTTGATATTATTCGTGAGATCCGCTTACCACGAGAAATAGGGGCTATATTTGTTGGAGCCTCTTTAGCTGTAGCAGGAGCCATTATGCAGGGCTTAACAAGAAATCCATTAGCAGACCCTGGTTTACTCGGTTTAACAGCAGGGGCAAATGCAGCACTCGCATTATGCCTTGCTATTGTTCCTTCCATAAATTATTTCGGAATCATGGTGGCTTGTTTTATTGGTGCAGCTCTTGGAGTCATGTTGGTGTTTGGGATTGGGGCTTTGAAGAAAGAGGGTTTTTCCCCATTTCGTATTGTTTTAGCAGGGGCAGCGGTTTCTGCCTTCCTTGAGGCGGTAGCACAAGGCGTTGCTTTGACCTTTAAATTATCTAAGGATGTCTCTATGTGGACGGCAGGGGGATTGGTCGGAACATCTTGGAAACAACTCGAAGTTATTGCGCCCATCATTTTTGTCGGCCTTTTTATTGCGATGCTCTTCTCCCGGCAGTTAACCGTTCTAAGTTTGAATGAAGAAATCGCGGTTGGTCTCGGGCAAAGAACGGAACAAGTTAAAATGATTCTCTATGTTGTAATTATACTCTTAGCTGGTACTTCTGTTGCGCTTGTCGGAAATTTAGCGTTTATCGGATTAATGATTCCTCACATGGTTCGCCCCATTGTCGGAACGGATTATCGCGCGGTCATTCCGATGTCGGCGATCATTGGGGCTACTTTTATGACCATCGCTGATACACTTGGACGTATGATCAATGCCCCCTATGAAACCCCAGTTGCCGCCATTGTTGCCATATTCGGTTTACCTTTCTTTTTATTCGTGGTCCATAAAGGTGGGAAGGTATTCTCATGA
- a CDS encoding iron-hydroxamate ABC transporter substrate-binding protein, with translation MLKKGLPILLLLVLFLNACGNSQSNTSGGSKKGSGSAESARPKMVTYQSENGPVKVPAHPKRVVVLDLSAGDVIKLGIHLVGVDTYAENNPNYKPYLKGVEEVSADDLEKIASLKPDLIIGYSTTKNIDRLKKIAPTVTYTYGKLDYLKQFEAIGKLVNKEKEADAWVASYHQRAQALEKKIKAKIGANTTVSVIGTSAKQFYVFGDNWGRGTEILYQEMHLKMPELVKEKALKPGYYQISQEVLPEYFGDYVILSMQPGSDTSFEKTKIYKEIPAVTNHHVFKVNDASFSFNDPISLDYQLNYFQKIFLGKQ, from the coding sequence ATGTTAAAAAAAGGTCTACCTATTCTATTGCTCCTGGTACTATTTCTTAATGCATGCGGGAACAGTCAATCCAATACATCTGGGGGATCCAAAAAAGGAAGTGGTTCAGCGGAATCAGCTCGACCGAAAATGGTCACCTATCAGTCAGAGAATGGTCCTGTTAAAGTTCCGGCACACCCGAAAAGAGTCGTGGTACTCGATCTTTCAGCTGGAGATGTGATCAAACTGGGGATTCATCTAGTCGGTGTGGACACCTATGCTGAGAACAATCCAAATTACAAACCCTATTTAAAAGGGGTTGAGGAAGTTTCAGCGGATGATCTGGAGAAAATTGCGTCTCTTAAACCGGATTTAATTATTGGTTATTCAACTACCAAAAATATTGACCGCTTGAAGAAAATTGCTCCAACCGTAACCTATACTTATGGAAAGCTTGACTATTTAAAACAGTTTGAGGCGATAGGAAAATTAGTCAATAAAGAGAAGGAAGCAGATGCTTGGGTGGCAAGTTATCACCAAAGAGCACAAGCATTAGAAAAAAAAATCAAAGCTAAAATCGGTGCAAATACGACTGTCTCCGTCATTGGAACATCGGCTAAGCAATTTTATGTTTTTGGTGATAATTGGGGAAGAGGGACAGAAATACTTTATCAAGAAATGCATTTAAAAATGCCAGAACTTGTAAAAGAAAAAGCGCTCAAACCTGGTTATTATCAAATTTCACAAGAAGTTCTTCCTGAATACTTTGGAGATTATGTCATTCTAAGTATGCAGCCCGGGTCCGATACATCATTTGAAAAAACAAAGATCTACAAAGAGATTCCTGCTGTTACAAATCATCATGTGTTTAAAGTGAATGACGCATCTTTCAGCTTCAATGATCCTATTTCATTAGACTACCAACTTAACTATTTCCAAAAGATTTTTTTAGGCAAGCAATAG
- a CDS encoding ABC transporter ATP-binding protein produces MVRLYTDQLHIGYGDRLIVQDLSIRIPDKSITAIIGSNGCGKSTLLKAMTRIISHQSGSIILDGKRISKEPTKDLAKKIAILPQSPESSPGLSVGELVSYGRFPYQKGFGRLSKEDFNVINWAMEETGVLQFKHHSIDALSGGQKQRVWIAMALAQETDIIFLDEPTTYLDLAHQLEVLELLDRLNKERERTIVMVLHDLNQAARFADFIIALKAGKVVKAGTSEEVIRHDILREVFQIEAVIGRDPQTKKPMCLTYNLVKGEKQHVKKRSTYSIAPGTIS; encoded by the coding sequence ATGGTTCGCCTTTATACTGATCAGTTACATATAGGCTATGGGGATCGCTTAATCGTACAAGATTTATCCATTCGAATTCCTGATAAAAGTATTACAGCCATCATTGGTTCTAATGGATGTGGAAAGTCAACTCTCTTAAAAGCGATGACGCGTATTATTTCCCATCAATCCGGTTCGATTATTTTAGATGGAAAAAGGATTTCTAAAGAACCAACTAAGGATTTAGCCAAAAAAATAGCGATATTGCCGCAGTCACCTGAAAGCTCCCCAGGACTCTCGGTCGGTGAACTCGTGTCGTATGGTCGTTTTCCCTATCAAAAAGGATTCGGTCGTCTTTCAAAAGAGGATTTTAATGTAATTAATTGGGCGATGGAAGAGACCGGAGTCCTCCAATTTAAACATCACTCGATTGATGCCCTCTCCGGTGGCCAGAAGCAACGGGTCTGGATTGCAATGGCCTTGGCTCAAGAAACTGATATTATTTTTTTGGATGAACCGACTACCTATTTAGACTTGGCTCACCAATTAGAAGTCTTAGAGCTTTTGGATCGGTTAAACAAAGAGCGGGAACGAACGATTGTGATGGTGCTTCATGATTTAAATCAAGCAGCACGTTTTGCCGATTTTATTATCGCACTTAAAGCCGGGAAAGTTGTTAAGGCAGGAACGAGTGAAGAAGTCATTCGTCACGATATCTTAAGAGAAGTTTTTCAAATCGAGGCTGTCATAGGCCGTGATCCGCAGACAAAAAAGCCGATGTGTCTTACCTATAATCTTGTAAAAGGAGAAAAACAACATGTTAAAAAAAGGTCTACCTATTCTATTGCTCCTGGTACTATTTCTTAA
- a CDS encoding NAD(P)/FAD-dependent oxidoreductase, translating into MSQMECFDVTIIGGGPAGLYSAFYSGLREMKTKIIEFQPYLGGKIHVYPEKMIWDVGGLTPLSGAKLIEQTVKQGLTFDPEVVLNEQITSIKRDTEGYFTLIAASGSEHYSKTVIVAVGSGILKPQKLAIEGAELFEVSNLHYTIKSLNSFKDKTVIISGGGNSAIDWAIELEPVAKKVYLAHRRANLTGHEAQITHLMNGSVTCFFNTSITKLKASIDCISIDRVELTNHETGDSFELPIDDVVVHHGFEQDASLLTNSGLSIELVDQFFIKGNAKSESTIPGLYACGDILNYEGKVHLIAGAFQDAANAVNQAKRFIEPKAEATAMVSSHNDLFKKRNVALIQQQLK; encoded by the coding sequence ATGAGTCAGATGGAATGCTTTGATGTAACCATTATCGGAGGTGGACCAGCTGGACTATATTCTGCTTTTTATAGTGGTTTAAGAGAAATGAAGACTAAAATTATTGAATTTCAGCCTTACTTAGGTGGTAAGATTCATGTTTACCCTGAGAAAATGATATGGGATGTTGGAGGATTAACACCATTAAGCGGAGCAAAGCTAATTGAACAAACTGTTAAACAGGGCTTAACGTTCGACCCAGAAGTGGTGTTGAATGAACAAATTACTTCGATTAAGCGTGATACGGAGGGGTATTTTACATTAATCGCGGCATCGGGAAGTGAGCACTATTCGAAAACGGTCATTGTTGCTGTCGGAAGTGGTATTTTGAAACCTCAAAAGTTGGCGATCGAAGGGGCTGAACTATTTGAAGTCTCTAATCTACATTACACAATAAAATCATTAAATAGCTTTAAGGACAAAACGGTTATTATTTCAGGAGGAGGTAATTCAGCAATTGATTGGGCCATTGAATTAGAACCAGTTGCCAAAAAAGTATACTTAGCCCATAGAAGGGCGAATTTAACTGGACATGAGGCACAAATTACTCATTTGATGAATGGCTCTGTGACTTGCTTTTTTAATACCTCTATTACTAAGTTAAAGGCTAGTATTGATTGTATCTCGATTGATCGTGTCGAATTAACAAACCATGAGACCGGCGATAGCTTTGAATTGCCGATCGATGATGTTGTGGTTCATCATGGTTTTGAACAAGATGCCTCTCTATTAACCAATAGTGGGCTGTCTATTGAATTAGTTGACCAATTTTTCATTAAAGGGAATGCGAAAAGCGAATCTACTATACCAGGTCTTTACGCCTGTGGAGATATCCTTAATTATGAAGGGAAAGTCCATCTCATCGCTGGGGCCTTTCAAGACGCGGCTAATGCAGTTAATCAGGCTAAACGATTTATTGAACCAAAGGCTGAGGCAACGGCGATGGTATCTTCTCATAATGATCTATTTAAAAAGCGCAATGTCGCCCTTATTCAGCAACAATTAAAGTAA
- a CDS encoding nitroreductase, whose protein sequence is MKLLDGIKSRKSIGKVKPDPVEKEKIEAMLTLATYAPNHKMTEPWRFVVLTGEGRKVLGDAYRDIAYEKAESLSIEQLMSIETAQQGKARRAPVIIGVAVSFRSEDEIERMEDRAATHAAIQNMLLGAHGMGLGAIWRSGEPMYHTRMKDAFGLGGNEEMVGLIYVGYAELEPELKPRKSFSECTTWIG, encoded by the coding sequence TTGAAACTGTTAGATGGAATTAAATCAAGAAAGAGTATTGGAAAGGTTAAACCAGATCCAGTTGAAAAAGAGAAAATTGAAGCGATGTTGACTCTTGCAACCTATGCCCCCAACCATAAAATGACTGAGCCGTGGAGGTTTGTTGTTCTTACAGGCGAAGGCCGGAAAGTATTGGGAGATGCTTATAGAGATATTGCCTATGAAAAAGCAGAATCTCTCTCAATAGAACAATTGATGTCAATTGAAACGGCCCAACAAGGAAAGGCAAGACGTGCTCCAGTAATTATTGGAGTGGCTGTATCTTTTAGGAGTGAAGATGAAATTGAGAGAATGGAAGATCGCGCTGCTACCCATGCGGCTATACAGAATATGTTATTAGGTGCTCATGGAATGGGGCTTGGAGCTATATGGAGAAGTGGGGAACCCATGTATCATACAAGAATGAAAGACGCATTTGGTCTTGGTGGAAACGAGGAGATGGTTGGGCTTATATATGTTGGTTATGCTGAATTAGAACCTGAATTAAAGCCTAGAAAATCCTTTTCGGAATGCACCACTTGGATTGGTTAA
- a CDS encoding iron permease: MKHSILKTGLICLGGAVLMAVLVWQAITSAGNPDPTVHGISPTAGIIDTSVLVYREGLECIMVLAAIISGLLRTQKVYWKPIVGGAGIGFGATLVTWFILVGVLALAAETTSENNIQAATGLLAIIVLIVIMNWFFHKIYWTGWISFHNRKKKELINSMESAEEDSFETVKSVAYKGLILLGFASVYREGFEVDIFLQSIRMQVGTANVLLGTAFALILLAITGYFTFIAHKKLPYKKMLVFTGIMLGFVFEIMVGEQVNEMQIANWIPTHTFSLDIPAWAGTWFSIFNNWETVIAQVIAAIIVIGSYYAASSERLRARKRASTSNTAMIKLKSQE, encoded by the coding sequence ATGAAACATTCTATTCTGAAGACTGGTTTAATTTGTCTTGGGGGAGCCGTCCTTATGGCTGTATTGGTTTGGCAGGCGATTACATCAGCGGGTAATCCAGATCCAACCGTACATGGGATTTCGCCAACGGCTGGGATTATCGATACATCGGTTCTAGTTTACCGCGAAGGGCTAGAGTGCATCATGGTTCTTGCTGCCATTATTTCTGGGCTTTTGCGCACACAAAAAGTGTATTGGAAGCCGATTGTTGGAGGAGCAGGTATAGGTTTTGGTGCTACTCTTGTTACTTGGTTTATCTTAGTTGGAGTTCTCGCGTTGGCAGCCGAAACCACATCAGAAAATAATATTCAAGCAGCAACAGGGCTTTTAGCAATTATTGTTTTAATTGTTATCATGAATTGGTTTTTCCATAAGATTTATTGGACGGGCTGGATCTCTTTTCATAATCGTAAGAAAAAGGAATTAATTAATTCTATGGAATCCGCAGAAGAGGATTCATTTGAGACTGTAAAATCTGTGGCATACAAAGGACTTATTTTACTTGGCTTCGCCTCTGTTTATCGGGAAGGATTCGAAGTTGATATTTTTCTTCAGAGCATTCGGATGCAGGTTGGAACGGCAAATGTTCTATTGGGGACAGCCTTTGCTTTGATACTCCTTGCAATAACCGGATACTTTACGTTCATAGCCCATAAGAAATTACCTTATAAGAAAATGCTAGTATTCACCGGTATTATGTTAGGCTTTGTCTTTGAGATCATGGTAGGAGAACAGGTAAACGAGATGCAGATAGCAAACTGGATTCCAACTCATACCTTCTCATTGGACATTCCGGCTTGGGCAGGAACTTGGTTTTCAATTTTTAACAATTGGGAAACAGTCATTGCTCAGGTTATTGCGGCAATAATTGTCATAGGCTCCTACTATGCAGCAAGTTCAGAAAGACTAAGGGCAAGAAAGAGAGCCTCTACCTCCAATACCGCTATGATCAAGTTGAAGAGTCAGGAATAG
- a CDS encoding helix-turn-helix domain-containing protein → MKNYVMALSIVCLAISIVIGSWLISKGLSSENKNSSAEITHSHQLLTLKQVSSYLGLSQKDVLKLISAKGREIEPDFPHIKIGKTYYFNENAVNNWVQKSELEIP, encoded by the coding sequence TTGAAGAATTATGTAATGGCATTATCGATCGTATGCTTGGCGATTAGTATTGTAATCGGAAGTTGGTTGATTTCAAAAGGATTGAGTTCTGAAAATAAGAATTCAAGTGCCGAGATTACCCATTCACACCAATTGCTTACTCTGAAGCAGGTTTCATCCTATTTGGGCTTGAGCCAAAAAGATGTTTTAAAATTAATTTCGGCAAAGGGCCGCGAGATAGAACCTGATTTTCCACATATTAAAATTGGCAAAACGTATTATTTTAATGAAAACGCAGTAAATAATTGGGTTCAGAAATCAGAACTTGAGATCCCTTAA
- a CDS encoding nucleotidyltransferase family protein, with protein MMDLLKAAKSLNLPDWWICAGFVRSKIWDTLHNFSARTPIPDIDVIYFDPERMDELEEKRLEDRLKTVRPNIPWSVKNEARMHIKSKMPPYSSSVDAISKFPETATALGVTLDERDHVILTAPCGIRDVVNLEVKPTSYFKETKERIVIYEERLAKKNWKSIWGHLTIHSIHHSY; from the coding sequence ATGATGGATCTATTAAAAGCAGCGAAATCTTTAAACTTACCTGATTGGTGGATATGTGCTGGATTTGTTCGTTCAAAAATATGGGATACCCTGCATAACTTCAGTGCAAGAACGCCAATCCCGGATATTGATGTCATTTATTTTGATCCTGAAAGAATGGATGAATTAGAGGAAAAGAGACTTGAGGACAGGCTAAAAACGGTTAGGCCGAACATTCCTTGGTCTGTAAAGAATGAAGCAAGAATGCACATTAAAAGCAAAATGCCGCCTTATTCTTCGTCAGTTGATGCGATTTCTAAGTTTCCAGAGACAGCCACTGCTTTAGGCGTAACACTAGATGAAAGGGATCATGTGATCTTAACCGCCCCATGCGGTATTCGTGATGTGGTAAATCTCGAGGTAAAACCGACTTCTTATTTTAAAGAAACTAAAGAGCGAATCGTCATCTATGAAGAACGCCTCGCAAAAAAGAACTGGAAATCAATATGGGGTCATTTAACCATCCATTCAATCCATCATTCTTATTAA
- a CDS encoding GNAT family N-acetyltransferase, translating to MNQHNFILTQYQPKYAEQTVEMWRTSKEQAIGQKESHSFENHIYFLNQILPEQYQIDLALMGDQVVGMIAYNESEISQLYIHIDYQGIGIGQALLDRVKEQSSGRLTLYTFEVNENAQRFYEKNGFKIIGRGHENEENLLDIQYEWTLK from the coding sequence TTGAATCAACATAACTTTATCCTAACACAGTATCAGCCTAAATATGCTGAACAGACAGTAGAAATGTGGCGGACTAGTAAAGAACAGGCCATAGGTCAGAAAGAAAGTCATAGTTTCGAAAATCATATCTATTTTTTAAATCAAATCTTACCAGAACAATATCAAATAGATTTAGCGTTAATGGGTGATCAGGTGGTTGGGATGATTGCCTATAATGAAAGTGAAATAAGCCAGCTTTATATTCATATTGATTATCAAGGAATCGGTATAGGTCAAGCCTTGCTTGATAGAGTAAAAGAACAATCGAGCGGGAGATTAACTTTATATACGTTTGAAGTAAATGAAAACGCACAACGATTTTATGAAAAGAATGGATTTAAAATCATTGGCAGAGGACATGAAAATGAAGAAAATTTACTGGATATTCAATATGAATGGACTTTGAAATAG